The DNA sequence tttcTGTGGAGTACCTTCTAGTAGTAGACGAAACTTTAGTCACATTTATCCCACCATAAATATCTCTAATAATATCAACAACCactcatcaccatcaccatcatctTCTAGTAATAATATGACCTCGCACTCCTTCGATCTACCAGCTTTCATGACAACTACCACTCATGGCGGCGGTGCTGCTGCACATCAACAAGTAGATCTTGGTCTTGCTACATTTTCCGACAACCATCTTTCTtttcatcttgatcatcatcatAGCCAGCACCACCGCCCTACTCACGCCTCCTCGCCGCCCTGCAGTAACTCTACTACTTCCACTACTGCTAATAATAACAGTCATGtaagtttgttatttttctcttccttcttttcatttctttaacttGGAAGTTGGAATTACATATTCATTGTTAGATGGCATGCATAACCATTATTCTCGCTCTTGACTCAATCAGTCACTTAGTTTAATCAGTTAGTTAGTTCAGTTAATTAGTATGCTTAGGTAGCTTATTCACTCGATGAACTCAAATTGAAGTGATGATGTGAGTTGTTCCTTGTTCACTACTTCATTTAGATCATTACCTTTCCTTAAAACAATTAAGTTGTCATCAATACTCGGCGAGGTATGTATACATAAAAATACTATGTACATATTAAAATTCAATCGTCGTGTATTTATgtattaatatatacatatattgtttaaattattttcattGTGTATTTTGTATTCTAATATATTCTATATACGAATAATTGATTTAAGAGGAGTGTTAGGAGAcaagcaatttttgtgatttgtagtcatcaaataatcatcaatgataattttaatagtatgagattagtgtgagatttcattCAATAACTCACTTTTtattgctggttacatgctggccagaatttaaaaaaattgctgCCATATACTTTTCCATTGATTTAATAGCTGATTTTATATTACCATgatgagcagcttcaaacaaaaaCAAACTCAAAGATAGTTTCTTATGCTACTAACAAATTTTATTACAAggcttcaaaaataaaaaggaagacgAAGAAGAGAGAATATACTAATTCATGAAGTTGACTATAGAGGCAGCGCATAAGTTTttgaaacagaaaaaaataaaaaggaaaagcagAAAGCCTTTAATTTTTCTCGCTACACTATGAGTTAGTATACCCTTAATAGCTTTAAAAACTGGACATATCTCTTTAGTGAAAaattatcttctttttcttttgctatgTCTTCTCTTAATCTTTTCTTTATCCTTTTCCTTCTTGAAAAAGACTTGCCCAGTGGCCACTACAATAATAATTATTCGGCTTTTCTTTTCTTGCATATGTAGCCATCACAATACTTCTCCAATGGCACTGTGGACACAAAGAGACCCTGCACTTCGATAATGGACACAAAGGCTTCTCAATCTCTAACAGCATCCAAGAAATCACGATCCGAATCGCGCCCTTCATGCCCTCCCTTTAAGGTGCCTTGTGCACTGTTAGCAATATTAGTACATTATTGATTAGCGCAGGATTATTGGGTTTACTTTAGCTAATTAAGATTATGTATGTATGTAACTTGATTGGTGGTTTAATTTGTGGTTTGAAATATATAATGAATTGTTCAGGttaggaaagagaaattaggagaTAGGATTGCGGCTCTTCAACAGTTGGTGGCTCCTTTTGGTAAGGTAAAGTGCTTGCTTCACAATCATCATCATGAGTAGTTCGTAGTTCTTCAAATTGTATGTTGTGTAGCTAGGGTGCAGTAATTTCGAGTATTATGATTAGGAAAAAACTTAgattatagataaaaatattaaaatgataatttagtcaaatgtataaaattatttaataatttttaattagaattattttAGTATAATAATGTTATGATAATTAtggtaattatgatatttttaaaaattgttgctaaaattaaagtaatatttttttattgttaataaaaaacGTTACTTAAAATAAGtgttatcaaaatataaaaaaaaatatataattttaattttaatacttgTATAATTACCATaacataattatattaaaatttattttttaattatcaattttacataaaaattactACATCTAAATCTTAACTTATAGTTAATTGATTATATTGTTTGTAATGAACAACACTTTAAATGAGTACTATTGATTGATGAGACAATAAGTAATGTATTAATTTATGACGAGTTTTAATTAACTTGTTATATATGAAGTTTATTTTTGCTGTGCATTGAAAAAATCATTGGTAGCATTGGCAAAGAGAGAGAAGCAGGCGTGCAATAATATATTGTTTTGGACTAAGGTTGATATTTAATTTGCAGACCGACACAGCATCCGTACTTATGGAAGCAATCGGATACATAAAATTCCTTCAAAGCCAAGTAGAGGTATGTAGCCTCATAATGTTTCCCTTTTGAGACACAGACACGTACACATAGATGAATTATACCGTACACATGTTCTTATACTATATACCTATATACATGGTGGGCACTCTTCTAGTATTATTCATGCCCAATGTGTGTGTGTTTGCCCAATAGTAACGTAATTGGTTTTTACGAATTCTTCTTCATCGTGCAGACACTGAGCGTTCCATACATGAAGCCAACACAGAACCAAACCAACTCCAGAATGATGCAAGGGGTAacaactcttctttttttttttttttaagtacatacatattttttaaaattattttaatataataatctataAATATGATAATATATATCATCAGGTTTCAACCATAGGCGGCGGAAATGGGGAACCAAAGCAAGACCTTCGAAGTCGAGGCCTTTGTCTGGTGCCATTATCATGCATGTCTTACATAGCAGGTGATGCCAGCAATGACGCGTGGCAACAATCAAACTTTGGAGGAGCAACTTAGTAGTAGCTACTacgtttttcttttaattaaaatcaaataataatcataattatcagtATTATTCTGATTTCAGATATATTCTAAGCAAAAGCAAGTCTAATTCATCCGTTTTTTTAATGGGGCAAACTTGGTCTTCTCTCACAAGGAGGCTAATATGGTTGGCCAAGTTTGCTCCATTAAAACATCATGTACCATTAATTTTATACGATTCCATGCATTTTgccagtttttttctttttgtttcttttattttaaacttcAATTTTACAGCCACGTTTAATTTATCCATCAAGTGATGAATTTGACTACAAGTTTTTTATGTACATTTTCGATGGTAAAATGTGTTGTATATTTGTGTTGTTATGTTTCAAACTTAATCTCACATAGGACACTctagtgaatatatatataagtctttatattttagtgtggAATATTTATgaccaaaagaaataaaaaaatgtgcTACTGACCTTAGCATGTTAAGCGTGCGTTAGTAACAAGTTTTCATGCATATTAACAAGCTGAGTCTTCATGCATATTAACAAGTTTTGCTTGCAATAATTTAATTAAGAAGAAGAATTAATTTGCTCTAAGTATTCTGAAAATATCCGTGTGGATTATATTTATGATTCACCTCTAATTTTAGAGGATTTTTTTCAAAGTCATTTTATTATTTACGGATAGGACGATAATAAATTTTGAAGGACATTGTCTATGATTT is a window from the Arachis hypogaea cultivar Tifrunner chromosome 17, arahy.Tifrunner.gnm2.J5K5, whole genome shotgun sequence genome containing:
- the LOC112767175 gene encoding uncharacterized protein, which encodes MESPNLHQHPSSSSSSSSYGSTTHHSWTPNITFHIQEDNNNNINIGVPLIQDHHHHLWTTTTTTTSSGDDNTAQPSCLSLNTTNHITINHNMLNSHHTPPPPSSTVEFSTHDDDKLLLKTFFSAQDFYSNTDTTTTTTFCGVPSSSRRNFSHIYPTINISNNINNHSSPSPSSSSNNMTSHSFDLPAFMTTTTHGGGAAAHQQVDLGLATFSDNHLSFHLDHHHSQHHRPTHASSPPCSNSTTSTTANNNSHPSQYFSNGTVDTKRPCTSIMDTKASQSLTASKKSRSESRPSCPPFKVRKEKLGDRIAALQQLVAPFGKTDTASVLMEAIGYIKFLQSQVETLSVPYMKPTQNQTNSRMMQGVSTIGGGNGEPKQDLRSRGLCLVPLSCMSYIAGDASNDAWQQSNFGGAT